The region AAACTTCATTCAGACAAAACCATTCTGGAATTACagatattatgaaaaaaaataaagtttggcTAGAGGCAGTCATTGTACACTGAAGGGTGGACCATTCCCTAGGTCCCAACCACCGTGCGTACAAGCTAGACTATACGGACCAGCCGCAGAAGCGTGGCTAGCAGCATATGTAAACTATTTCCTAAATCTCAGTTACCACAGCATTAAATCCTCTTTGGTAACATCTCCTAGCCTTATCTAAAGGGCAGAAACACTCCTCACCATCGTACCAGGCCTGCTGCAACACCAGCATCAGTGTGGCTGTGGACCCTGCCAAGCTCAAAACGGTGCTTCAGTCTCAGAATGGGGAATTAGCCCTGGGAACCAGCAGTccagccagccagccttctGGACCACTGCCATAGAAACTCAGACACTATGGAAAATGCATAAGTGGGTCATACAGAAGACAGAATGCCAGTGACGGCCTTTCCAGGAGACTCTACAGCGCTGCAGGTAAGGCCAAGGCTATATACCATAAAACCGAAGTTTTACTCAGAGCAGGTCAGAACATTCAGGATGGCTTATTGAGACTTTAAGGTTCCTCACATCGAAAACAATTAAGTTCACCCTTCTGTGATGTACTTCCTTCTAAGCACCACCTGACAGGAACAGAATGAGGCTGCTCTTGTGTCCTGCTCAGAGGAGCTCATCCATGCAGCAGTGGCGCATGCAGAGCACACAGGACCAAGCACAAGCTGTGCTGAGAAGGACACAAGAAAGGGGAGCAATCCTTGAAATTTCTGTGCTTGCCCACATTTGCCTGGATTTTCAATTACTGCTCCTTAGTGCCAGGCCCATTCTCCCAGAAAATGTCAAGTTTCTGCTACAAATCACAGATACATCAGACTTCTTAAAGTTTCTCTCAAGGATgagtgaaaggggaaaaaaaaaacaaacaacaaaccaaaacacaaaacaaaagaagatgtGCAATCACTGCAGCTGCCTGTAATACACTCTCGCTGCCTCGGAGGCATACAAAGAACATGGCCATATCCCAGCACAGGGCCATGTTCCAAAGCCAGGCCTATAATTGTGCTGAATTATCATTTGCCACAGCATTCTTGGGAGGCTGGAAGAGGAGaacaccctgcctgctgcattTGTCGGGGCCTGTCTCAGGACTCACCCAGCCACTTGGCTCCCAAatgctttggggaaaaaaaaaaaaaaaaatcttcattttagaGATTTTGCAAAGTTAGGCTCCAGCAAGTAAACAACTGCTGCAGCGCCGCGGAACTAAAACATTTTCCCCAGCAATTCCCTTCGGCACACGTGAACACAGATGTCAAGCTTGGCAGACAGGGAGCTGTATCTTAGGAAgagcattttcctttctgcaatcTTTCAATAGGAGCCCAGAAGAAAATCCTAGCtctctgaaaagcaaagacCACGACAATTTACAAGTTTGCCAAGACAGGCAGGCTATACGACAAAAGCCGTTCAGGATTAGATAGAGCAGAAGAAACTTGTTGGAACAAGTAATACCAGCAGCCCAGGAGCAGCCTTTGCCGAGGTCTGCCTGGAAAATTAAGCCGTGCTGCAAGGAATAATCTTTCAGCAAAGCAGCTTTCCAGAACAAACTGGCAAGGAGCAGGAAAGGTTAGCAGCAAAATTGTCAGGCAATTTGGCTAGCTTTGTATGGGGTAGATGGACTTTTGCCAAAAGGCAGCTGTCCCGTACTCTTGAGAGGGACAATTACATTCTGTAAGGCttcaaatggaagaaaaaaaaaattgaacttGCATTTCCATACTTATTTAGGGCTTTACACTTTCTTTGGGAAAAGGGGCTGTTAATGTGACTTCAAGGAGAGTTAAGTTTATGTTGCTACATTGCAACCATGGGCCCTCCCCAGGGTTTAAAAGTCAGTAAGTTTTACTTCACCAGAAAAATAGTGATGACTCCACATTTGCACCACTGTCCTGCTGCTACGCACTGCCACCAGCCTCAACTTCCACACTCACCGTTTCACCATCCTCCCATCCACAACACCCTGCCATGCCcagctgcctccctccctcatCGGGCCTTACTTGGGCCAGACCGCTTAAGCTGTAAATGGAGTAAAAGGTAAAATATCTCGTTAAAAGAAAGACTGATGGACAAAAGCTACCTGCGCTCCTCAGGTTTCCATGCTAGACTCTTGGGTATAGCCTCTGAACAACTACTCAGCTTCTGTTCCTtattcctccttccctccccgctTTAAGGAAACCCAACTAGGCTGTCAGCAGCTGGGGCGGAGAACATCTCCCTGCTGCCAGGACTAAGCACATCACTAACACCTCATGAATGCATTTGGAGACACGCGAGGTAACAGCAAGAGTCCAGCAGCGTCCACCCACCCCCAGGTACTCTGGGTCTGAACAACCAGTCGCTCTCTCCTCTTGCAGTGCAAGAACTTccaacaaaccaaaataatccCAACCTAACAGAAAGCAGCACCTAAAACACCACTAACTGGACTAAGTGCCAGCGATGACAGCAGTGACATCACTGTTCCAATTCAGTTTAGAACAtataattcttcatttttagtATCAGAAGGTTTAACAGGGAATTGTATGGTTTCAGCCACGTGAACTTAGGAGTAAACACTACGGGCTTTCAACAGCAACCAGGCTTCTTTCTTCACAGGCTGAGGCTGATGGCAGAGAGACACAGACTCAAGACTGAGCCCCCCCTGTGCACAAACCTGCACCAGCCTGAAGGTCAGGCAGAACCACACTTTGCTCAGAGACAAGATGATGAACTTAAGTTCTACgtttcctttttgctttatgACATCAAGTCAGTTATGCCTGAGtgagaaaaggcagggagggaaatATATTCAATTGGCCCTTACCTGTGCATCCTAAGAGACTACAATTTTGAAAAGTCTGAGCCAAGAAAATCAAAGACTCAGGGACAGTCCAGCACAGTCCAGATAGATGTAAGCAAACAGCTAATGTGACCATTTTAGGAACTGACCATTGCTTTTTTATAGATCAGACCACAGCCTATTACTCCTTCATGGAGATGCTTCAGAGGGACAGAAGAAGAGCAGCTGCTCCAATCTGAGGGAGCTCTGTGCATGCTCTGTCAGGGGACACACATCTTTAACTGTGGGAGAGGCCAGGGACCTTCATAGCCAGCGCTCTAGCACTGGAAGCCAGTGGAGTCACTCTATCATCATAAACTGAATGGCAGCGTACATGCCAGGAAGCACCTGAGAGCCCTCAGCCAGGTCTCCCCATCCATCTGGTCAACAGTTAACATCAACTATAAGCAATATGCAAATAATACAACCATGGAATGGAAGAGTTTAAAGTAAAATGCTTCCCATTGTAATAAAGATTAAGAGGAGGTCGTCGAGTTTGCAGATAGATGATGCCTCCTGTTTTAGACAAGCAGAGTGTTTGGCAATTTTTAATTCATAATACAGCTACTTGAGCTGTTGCATGtttgtgtgtgcacacatgtCCACAATTGAATGGAAGTGAACATGAAGTACCAGAAAGCAGAGGTGTGACTTCAGCCTCCTATAACCAATGCAATACCGCAGAAtcatttgttctttcctttaCATTGCACACATAGGAAATGTCTGATTTTTGCTTCAGTGAAGTGTCTTTGGACTGTGAAAGGATGGTTTTAAAGTTTATTCTGTTCCTACAAAAAGACAAGTTTTGAGAGAATACACAGAATGTTTCACTGAGAAAGACCAGTCCCTACTGTTGCTCCTCACCAAATCAAATTTGCTCACACTCATGGACGCGAGAAATATAACAACCAGCGCAAACTGCTTCAGCAGGGTTTACACactttattttattcaaaaccCAAGTAGTCTCAAAGCCAGAAGGAATTATCCTCTTACCCACAGAGCAGCTTGCAGAGCACCAAGGGGAGGATTACAAAGAACCCTGCAACAGACACACCCCTGCAAGGACACTTCTGCCATTCGGGCTGGTTAATTCTTAACTTCAGCTGAAATACTGCAGGGAAAGGACAGGCTGCACACCCAGCAAATCTGTCCTTTACAAAGCACTCCAAGCAGTTCAAGAACAGCAAACACCACCTTCCTCAAAAACACAGATTCTTCCGGAATTCACAGGGGTTACACCCTGGCAGTCGCAACAGCTGTATTTCCCCCAATTGTATAGTGGAGTAGAACAGCTGTAAAGTAATTATGGAGCAACAATGAGTTCATGGGGCTTGTATTAACTAAAGTAGATTAAAAGAGTTTTTAAAGACACAGTTCTTTTAATTTCCCATTTTAAAATCTCTATTAGAACTACAGTACATACAAACAGGACATTACCAGTATGACTCTGCCCAAACAACAGAACTCTAGGAGCTACAATACTCTCTTAATCATTAAAACACAACATTAGGATTTAGCAGCTGTTCCACATTAATTTCCTTTATCCAAACTCATTCAGTTCAAACTTAGAAAGCAACAAAGCTCAGACAACTGAGGAAGTTTTTCTCTTACTTTATAAATCAAAAAATGATGCAAGCAGAGCTTCACAGCTCTAGAAATAACAAggaacaatgaaaacaaaaaaaacaggtaGGTCCATTCCTCGACTGAAGAGATACCATCATTTATTCAGTTTGTCTTAAATATAAACAACATAATTAAGTTTACTCCACAGAATCAAACTGACATGATTTGACCAAGTCTACATCTTTAAAACTGTAACTACCTAACCTGTCTTTATTTAACACACCTTGATGAAAATAGACTAAAAtaagcaaaccaaacaaaacctctTGCAAATCTATAACACTGTATGTCAGCATAAAGCAAGACTAGAAGTCAGAGCTCTGCGGTCACACGTGATGGAGCATGCATCCTGCCAAGACTCGCCAACAGGATTTGAGCAagggagcagggaagaaaatggaGTGGAGGCAATAAACCACAGGCCCCTTTGCCTGTCCCAGGCACATAAGATTAACCACATACTCCCCACCTACCAACCCAAGTTTTGAcaatatttgttaaaaatgaaaccaaGTCTTTAGGAGAATGCATCCTGGCATTTAAACAGTTTCAGCTGTATTTCTACCATGGTTATCTGCTTGCTGATTAAAGTCAAGTGTTTTAAACTCCCCTAATCATAAGGCAGGCTGATTCCCACCACAGctgacactaggaagaaattcttctcaatgagggtggtgaagcactggccccggttgcccagggaagctgtggatgatTACAGTATGCCTCATCAGAGGAAGCAAGGTCTATCTTCCAGCAGGACCACCAAACcttctgaagagaaagaaaacacccCCAATCACTGTCCCAAACCCACACTTAATAAAGAGGATTCAACCTGCACAAAGGAACCAAACTGTGCTCTCCAAGAACTGTTCGTGAGCCAGATAAACGGGAAATGCGAAAGGCTTTGCATCAACCTCTGCCAGCCTAAGCTGTGACAGCTGTGTCCCTCTCACCACGTTCCTACCCTCTCTCAGGCAAACATTTGCACTCATGCAACCACATGGTATGCCACTTCACAGAGCTGAGCCAGCTGAAAGCCAACCTACCAGAAAGAActatcttttttcccctgcctgcCCCCAAATTAACTCCCTGTGCTGACCTACTGCTCGGTCACACAGGCAGAAGAACACGTGGCTAGAGTCACAGAAGCCCCAAACCACATTGGGTTAAGCTGCTGCAGAACTGCAGCATGAACGAACTACTATCCAACACTACAGAGAGGAACACTGCGAACAGGAGCGTGGCGTTAAGTTTAATTCCTGTCTGCAGCGAGAGCAACAGATCATGCTCTTTAGACTCTAGTTGCCATGGCATCCACTATGATACATCAGAGCAGTTTGACGGGCTATTTCACAGGCCACCTCTCACATCTGTTTCTCTGCTGGAGTTCATTTGACTAAAAATAATGGGAACACTGGGCTGCCACCTATAGAGGACAGAGAAATGGAATTTAGTCCTTTTAACAGAGCTTCGCACATGCCTATTTCCAGAGCAAAAGGGGACAATAATGCTGAGACTTTGGAGCAGTAttgctttcccttttccaaACTCCAGCAGAGGTCCCCAGTCTTTGCACAGGACCTTTTTAAAGGGAACTTCTTGAAAGCCAAGAATGCCTGCTATGAAACAGTTATTTATATTGAGCTTTAGCACAGTCAGGTGATGAACAACCACAGCCTTGCCTTTAAAAACCTTTCAACCGATGCTTCGCCTTGTGCCAAAACTTCTCTACAACCTTTTAACTgaccctccctcctttcctggaAAGCTTTTCCAAATATAAAGGGCACAGGGAGCACCCTCACGCCACAACCACCTACCAGAGCAGCCCACTCCTCCGCTCcggtcacagaatcatcaatCACTacgttggaaaggacccactggatcatcgagtccaaccatgctcatcaatcactaaaccatacccctcagcacctcatccatctgtcttttaaacacctccagggaaggtgactcaaccacctccctgggcagcctgttccagtgctcaatgactctttccctgaagattttttttactgatgtcaagcctgaaccctCCCAGCAAGAgtttaaggccattccctctcgtcctgtcccctgtcacccgAGAGTagaggccaactccctcctctccaaaacgtcccttcaggtagttgtggagcaCAGAACCGGAGCTTCGGTGGACAAACCCGCGCCAGCCACCCGGTTTCcaaccccctcctcctcctcctcgtacCTTCCAGCCGGCGGAGCTGTTGCTGTCGCCCTTGTCCTTGAAGTAGGGGACGGAGCGGACCATCCACTCGTAGATCTGCGCCAGCGTGAGCCGCTTCTCGGGGGCGCTCTCGATGGCCTGGCTGATCAGCTCGGCGTAGGACTGGTTGCCCCAGGCGTTGCGCCGGGAGCCGCCCTtccgcgccgccgcccgcgccccCTCGGCCCGCCCGggccccgcgcccgccgcgccgcccgcgGCCTCCTcacccggccccgccgcgccgcccgcctCCGCCTCGGGCCGCGGCAGGGGCCAAGTGCAGGAGCGCGGCCGGCTCTGCGGCTCGAAGTCGGGGTCAATGTCCGGCGcccccgcggcgccgccgcctcctcctccttcacccGCTGCCTCCGCCATGGGCGCCGCCGCCCCTCAGCGCCGCCGGGTTCGAGCCGCTCGGCCGCCACGCATGGGCCCGgccgggccccgccgccccTTTGTCAGCcccgggccccgccgccgcgccgctcTGTTTACCAGCGACCAACGCCGCGCCCTGCGCGTGCGCGCGCGGGGCACGGCGGGAGCGGTAGTTCCGGCGGGGCGGTGGCGGGCGGCCCTGCCCGGGCTGCGGACTACAATTCCCAGCGTGCCGTGCGCCGCGAGGGCGGCAGCCTAGCCGGGGGAGCGCGGCGAGCGCGCCTACAGCTCCCAGCGTGCACCGCGGCGGCAGCGCTCGAAGGCCCCGCCCCTGCGCTCCGTGGGCCCGGGGACCGTGCGGGCGGAGCCATTCCCGCCCGTCTCAGACCGAGCTCGCTTCCGGGTCACGCCCCGGTGCAATCATCCGCGGCCCAGGTCCAGTAGAACCGCGACAACCGCCTTCCGGGGCCGCCCCTGCCCAGCACGCCGCACGGCTCTGTCCTAGTGAGCGTCTGTCGGTCCTGCGGCCCGGCTCCCAGCGCTGCCGACTCGGCCTCGGCGGCCCCGGAACCTGAATAGCAGCCCCGCTTATGCAGGCGGCGGGCGGCAGGGGGCGCTGAGGTGCGCGAtcgggcgggcggcgcggcccCGGACCCTGAATAGCCGCCGCGTTATGCAGGGGGCGGACGGGAGGTTGCGCTGAGACGCGCGgtcggggcgggcggcgcggcccCGGCCCCTGGATAAGCGCCGCGTTATGCAGGCGGCGGGCGGGCCCCGCGGCGCCGGGCGCGGTCCGGGGCGGCGAGGCTGCGGcagcgggcggggcggggcgcggcgggcggggcggcggcggcggcaccATGTCGGAGGCGGCGGTGGCGGACACCCGGCGGCTGAACGCCAAGCCGCAGGACCTGACGGACGCGTACGGGCCCCCCAGCAACTTCCTCGAGATCGACATCTTCAACCCGCAGACCGTGGGCATGGGCCGCGCCAGATACACCAGCTACGAGCTCCGCATGCGggtgcggggccggggccggcggggggaGCCCGAGCTGCCCTGGCCGAGCCCGGGTTCGGGGGGAGCCGGGGCTCAAGGTCAGAGCGTTGCAGGCGGGGGCTTGGCCGGGGCCGGCATCCAGTGAGGGTTTGAAAgcgtgaggaggaggaggagggtccCGCAGGGTGCTGGGCCCTCCCCTGGCACTGAGGCGCCGCTGGGTGGGTGCTGAGCGCagctcaagctccgccaggggaggtttaggctgaacatcaggaaaaaaaaatttcacagcaagggtcattgggtactggaacaggctcccagggagggggttgaggcaccttccctggaggggtttgagggacgagtggatgaggtgctgagggacatgatttagtgattgatgggaatggttggactcgatgatccggtgggtcttttcgagcctggtgattctatgattctatggtgatcCCCAGCAAGCTCGCTGACAGTATCTTGGGACCTGGTCATAGagcagcctggctgctccttCTGAGTCAACTCAATCACTTTACAAGGAGCCCGTGAGCCAGGAGCGTGTGTGGCAGGCTTCTGTAGCACTTTTTGCAGGTTTCTCTTTACCATAAGTGTGCTGGGGGCTCTTGCAGCTCTGCTTCTGATAGCTGAAAGGACCTAAAATTGAGCTTCCTCTGAAACAAATGTGTGTTACAGTGGTAGCACAGACTTCTGTTCGTCGCATGATTTACCTGCTGAGTCTCTCCACCTTTCCGAAGAGTTGAGCGtttgctttgttctgttctgATGCTTGGGTCCAGCTGGCAAAGGGTGCCTGGCAGGTGGCAATGGAACCTCTTAGTCCCACTGAAACTAGATCTTGCGAAGATGGTTTTATTTCGCAGGCCTTATACGTGTTGCAGCAATTCCTGTGTTCATCTGGGTGCTCCTTGCCAGAAGGTTTTGCTGCCGCAGTTCCTTGAACATTCAAGCTGCGTGGATAGGGTAAAGGTGAAGTTACTGTAGCTGTCAGTCTTTAGACCTAGTGGCAGGGAATTGCTGCACGTTCCTCCATTGACACAAGCTGGATAGGAGAACGCTGCTTGCCTGTTAGTGTAGGCAATGTATTCTGAGAGAAGATTGTAGCGTGAGGTTTGGCCTTGAACAGTTGCTAGGAcaagattttcttccttagtTCTTCCATGGAAACACTCATGTTGGGTCAGAGGTTCTTTTGCTCTGCAGGCTGCTCTAAAGCTGTCTTGTAAATCACTTCAAAATGGAGTGAACTTGGGGGGAAAAATACCAAACCATTCTTCTCTGTTGTGAGCCCTGGTTCCAATGTGTGCCCTGGGAGGGTGTGTATTCCTGAAATAGTCACTTGAGGGGGAGGGAGTGGCTGGGTCTGAGTAGCCTGGCAAGAGCTTGTGATTCTGAAGGGCTTCAGTGCTTGCGCTCTGTCCTGAATAAAAGAAGCTGGGTGTTCTCATGATGCCTCCTTCTCAGGGGCCTTGGTTTTCTAAACAAAGCTTCAGGTTTCAATTACATATTGAAATACTACCTGGCTCCCAAAGCAACGTGCAAATTAACTACTTCTCTTCATTACAGACAAACCTCCCAATCTTCAAATTGAAGGAGTCATGTGTGAGGAGACGATACAGTGACTTTGAATGGCTGAAGAATGAGCTGGAACGAGACAGTAAGGTGAGGCCTGGCTCAGACCTGCCTATTCCTGAAACCAGGGCACATGGGAACGATTGTAGCGATTATCTTGAGCTGCCCAGAAGAGATGCCGTGGTGGTGGGCAGCTGTTGGGGCTTCATCTCTATCCATGTAATGGGGTCGGAGATGAGTGTCAGACAGCAAAGGATGTCTGCTTGCGGGTGGCTGTTCTGCTGACAGGGTGATTCTGTGCCTTCAGATTGTAGTGCCACCGCTGCCTGGAAAGGCTTTGAAACGACAGCTTCCCTTCCGAGGAGACGAAGGCATCTTTGAGGAGTCTTTCATTGAGGAGCGGAGGCAGGGACTAGAGCAGTTTATTAACAAGTAAGCTTGATGTCTTGGGTGTGCTTTGTGCTGACTTTCCGGCTGCTGCCGGCAGAAGAGGGCTGTGGGTTGGCTGGGAAGGAGATCTGCTGCACACAGGTACCGTGTGAAAGGATGGTGCTTGCAGCCAGGTAATGAAACGATGGTTCTGAAGCGAGTCCTGCTTTTAGGGCAGGCTCTGTTCAGCGCTTTCTTCTGGGAGTGAAGCAATTATTAGCAGAAGAGCTATGAGTTCCCCTCATAATGGGGTAGCGTTGGTTCAGGATGCTCATGCCCTGCTGCAGGGCATGGTGTGGGAGGGAACGCCCTGTGCTTGGGCACCTCTTGCTGGCCCTGTTGTGCACAGATACGGTGACCTTGACCAGAGGCCGGTGTGGATGTGCTTGGAGCTGGCTGCCTGTCAGTGAGGAGGTCTGCCTTACTCGCCCCCTACTGCGAGTGGAAGTGTGGGTGTCTTAGTGCTAACCTCCACAACTAATTCTCTTCCAGAATTGCTGGACACCCACTGGCACAGAATGAGCGCTGCTTACATATGTTCCTGCAAGAGGAGACTATCGATAGGAATTACGTCCCAGGGAAAGTGCGCCAGTAGGAGCACCTGGCACTGTCTTCCTCCATTCCACCCTCCCTCCTGcaaaaatgacatttatttttacactAAATCTGTCTTCTCTGAACCAGCTTTTCCTCTCTTGAACCTCCCAGTTTGTtcagtattttcctcttttgtaaCTGGCAGCAGCTTGTTCTACTGGGCTGTGGTCGTGGCCTAAAGGTATGAAAATTTATGCAAGTGAGCGTGTTGTCCCGCACCTAGGGGCAGATGTGAATAGGTGTGGAGCAGGAACTTGCTTATGACGTTATGGTGTAGGAGCTGCCCCTCTCCCTGTACAGGAGGGTATGAGGTGACCTTCGCTCCCCTGTCCGTGCAGCCCCAAGCATCTCTGAAGGAGACTCTGAAGAGTAGCAGTTGTCATGTTGGTCAGTGATTGCATCAGGTGTTAGAGTTTTAGTAAGGCTTATCCAAAACAGTGTGTAGGTGCCTGGGTGTGTTGGTCTGTCGTCCACCCCATTCACCCTGCATGAAACCCCTGTTCTTCACTGTCTGGAAGTGCTGAGACCCAAGACCTACTCTGACCCTGCACTCAGCCTCCTGCATTACCGACCCGTTTGGTGTATTCGTGTTAATCCCCCTCCTTTCTACCGTGCTGCTGGCAGCTCGAGGGGTTTCCATGACGTGTGCGCTCATGGTGCTCTGCATGGTCAGTTTGGCGTGTGGAAGCTGGGATAGCCTGGGCTGTAGCCATCTGCACTCTGAGGCCTTGGTCTAGGGTTTAAAAAACGCCACAGCTCGCTGTGCCGTGGGCTGGTGTGGTGGAACAGCAGCCTGCCCAGATGAGCCGCAGTGACCCCGTCCTGCGCCCCGGCTGCAGACGGAAGGAGGTGGTTTTGGCTGCGGAGGATCAGAAgggggctggtggggctgcCACAGGAGGAGCCCAGCGGCAGGGCCTGGGGTGAGGATACAACAGGACATTGTCCCGAGTTGGTTACAAAGCTGGAGAAGTAACGATGGGTTTGTGTGTCCTACCCCGTTCTGCAGTGAAGTAGTTGTGCGGAAGCGAGGACACGAGGCTGGTCAGGGGAGCGTTCAGGGTTTGAGGCGGTGAGTTTGGCCTTTGGAGGCTCCTCCAGCTGCCACGGCTGCGATGAGTGCAGTCAGGCCTCAGCTCTGGGGCCTCTCGGGTCGAGGCTGGCAGGTTGATAAGCGCTTGGTCACTTTGTGGTGGCACAGTTGAGCCTTTCTCGGAGCACAGGACTGCCAGGCACGTCCCCAACGCCTCCCCAACGTCTCCTGGGCTTTCTGGTGAGGACCTGGTGCTGCCGGGCGAGAGGTGGCTCTCGGGGAGGAGAAGTCGCTGAAACCGGGAGGGTCTGCGGGGCAGCGcgggggccgggggcgggggtGTCAGGGCTCGTCCCCGCGCTGGCCCCTTCCCCTGCCCGTCCCGCCGCGGGGCTGCCGTCACCCAGCTGTCCCCACCCTGTCCAGTGTAACGTCCCGGTTCCGTTCGCATTAAACCACTGTGAAGCCAAGTCTCTGCCTCGTCCTGGGgaccgcggggcgggggggacacCGGGAGGGGACACCGGGGCGCGGTTGTTCCTCCccgccggcagggggcgctgctCTTTCGGGGTGCGATTGGTCCTCGAGGGCGGCAGGGGGCGCTGTGCAGcggggagggagatgggggggcGCTTCCCTCCTCCCGCCGttagggggcggggccgcggggcacCGGGGGCGGTGCGGAGCCGCGATGGCGGGGCCGGAGCAGCCGCCGAGGCTGTCGGTGTCGCCGACCTGCCCCGACCTGCTGCAGCACGTGGAGGGCtcgtcgccgccgccgccgccgcgatCCCCGTTCTACCGCAGCTTCTTCGAGGAGGAATGCCGCGCCATCGTCTCCCGCCTGCTCCGGGACTCGGCGGCGGAACCCGCGCCGCACCGGCAACGGGACAGCCCGCCCTggcccggccccgcgccgcccgccacCTCCACGCCGCTGTGGGGCCCGtccggggccgccgccgccgcccccccggACCCGGCCCCCGCGGAGCCGCGGCGCCTCCAGCCGCCCGGTACCGGCGCCCACCACCCGGCCCGTAGGGCGGCGCGGAGCCGAGCCACACCGGGCCTGGGCCGCGCCCGCACACCCCGGCGCTCCCCGGGCCGCGGCAGGGCCGTGCGGGCCGGTGCGGAGCTCCCCGCGGCCGAGAGGCGGCTCGGCGCCCCGGGAACGAAGCTGCCGCAGCCCCGAGGTGAGCGGGGGCCCGGGGAGCCGAGGGGGTCGGGGCTGGGGcgttagaatcctagaatcaccgggttggaaaggacccactggatcatcgagtccaaccattcctatcaaacactaaaccatgtccctcagcacctcgtccacccggcccttaaacacctccagagaaggggactcaaccccctccctgggcagcctctgccagtgcccagtgaccctttccatgaaaaattttttcctaatgtccagcctgaacctcccctggcagagcttgaggtcattccctctcgtcctgtcccctgtcacttgggagaagagcccagcaccctcctctctacaacctcctttcaggtagttgtagagagcaatgaggtctcccctcagcctcctcttctccaggctaaacacccccagctctctcagccgttccccataaggcctgttccccagccccatcaccagcttcattgctcttctctggactcgctccagagcctcaacatccctcttgtggtgaggggcccagaactgaacacaggattcgaggagcggtctccccagtcaGGGATGGGCTGAGCACACCTGAGGGCTC is a window of Phaenicophaeus curvirostris isolate KB17595 chromosome 13, BPBGC_Pcur_1.0, whole genome shotgun sequence DNA encoding:
- the SNX12 gene encoding sorting nexin-12 codes for the protein MSEAAVADTRRLNAKPQDLTDAYGPPSNFLEIDIFNPQTVGMGRARYTSYELRMRTNLPIFKLKESCVRRRYSDFEWLKNELERDSKIVVPPLPGKALKRQLPFRGDEGIFEESFIEERRQGLEQFINKIAGHPLAQNERCLHMFLQEETIDRNYVPGKVRQ